From a region of the Pseudomonas fulva 12-X genome:
- a CDS encoding DUF1737 domain-containing protein, which yields MNRPPDDLPIYRVLTGPDDANFCRRVSAALEMGYKLHGAPALTFNGKDVIVAQAVIWPGSAAIPS from the coding sequence ATGAATCGCCCACCAGACGACCTGCCCATCTACCGCGTACTGACCGGCCCCGATGACGCCAACTTCTGTCGGCGGGTCAGTGCCGCCCTAGAGATGGGCTACAAGCTTCACGGCGCCCCGGCCCTGACATTCAACGGCAAGGACGTGATAGTCGCTCAAGCGGTAATTTGGCCAGGTTCTGCAGCCATTCCCTCCTGA
- a CDS encoding AraC family transcriptional regulator → MNQLDPEAATRNTSRIPAEALSRYLPGDCIALPSLAGITDVTVQLFSHRSITDPVLVPAVAEPLLVMMLAGSARVEERVAGGAWQPAEVEVGDFFLTSTAEPYEMRWQTRGGDTFEVMHLYLSPALIERVADELLGKQATAPAFIDVSGGRDERVRALLEQLRQELTDRREPSALFVQGLAQALAVHLLRTYRDETMAGRRRNALPAYKLHRVLELMNRQLAEDFSLAVLAEAAQLSEYHFSRLFKRATGLTPSHYFIRLRMARARQLLLETDLSVIAIGLEVGYSSASHFSQIFRREVGVTPSAYRNPL, encoded by the coding sequence GTGAACCAATTGGACCCTGAAGCAGCTACCCGGAACACCTCACGCATTCCGGCCGAAGCGCTGTCGCGATACCTGCCTGGCGACTGTATTGCCCTGCCCTCGCTTGCCGGCATCACCGACGTCACGGTGCAACTGTTCAGCCACCGCAGCATCACCGATCCGGTGCTGGTACCGGCGGTGGCCGAACCGCTGCTGGTGATGATGCTGGCCGGCTCGGCACGTGTCGAGGAACGCGTAGCGGGCGGTGCATGGCAACCCGCCGAGGTGGAGGTCGGCGACTTCTTCCTGACCAGCACCGCAGAGCCCTATGAAATGCGCTGGCAGACCCGCGGCGGCGACACCTTCGAGGTGATGCACCTGTACCTGTCGCCCGCACTGATCGAGCGGGTGGCCGACGAGCTGCTGGGCAAACAGGCCACAGCACCAGCGTTCATCGACGTATCCGGCGGCCGTGATGAGCGCGTGCGCGCCTTGCTCGAACAATTGCGCCAGGAACTCACCGATCGCCGTGAGCCCAGTGCACTGTTCGTCCAGGGCCTGGCCCAGGCACTGGCCGTGCACCTGCTACGCACCTATCGCGATGAGACAATGGCCGGCCGGCGCCGCAACGCCCTGCCGGCCTACAAGCTGCACCGGGTGCTCGAACTGATGAACCGGCAACTGGCGGAGGACTTTTCCCTCGCCGTCCTGGCCGAGGCCGCGCAGCTCAGCGAATACCACTTCAGCCGCCTGTTCAAACGCGCCACGGGTCTTACGCCCTCGCATTACTTCATCCGCCTGCGCATGGCCCGCGCCCGACAACTGCTGCTGGAAACCGACCTCAGCGTGATCGCCATCGGCCTGGAGGTGGGCTACTCCAGCGCCAGCCACTTCTCGCAGATCTTTCGCCGGGAAGTGGGCGTGACGCCGAGCGCCTATCGAAACCCGCTGTGA
- a CDS encoding SDR family NAD(P)-dependent oxidoreductase — translation MTDINNPVVAEVAGKVALVTGAASGIGNAIVTLLHERGAKVVAEDIDPRVEQLAAPGLVPLVADITEDGAAERAVALAVERFGRLDILVNNAGIIINKPVVDMSRTDWERIQAVNATAAFLHCREAMKAMMPSKSGAIVNIASYASYFAFPTIGAYAASKGALAQLTRTLALEAIEHGIRVNAVGSGDVVTNILNDVVEDGPAFLAQHGEGAPIGRAAQPEEIAEVVAFLASERASFMVGAVVMADGGMTVTAG, via the coding sequence ATGACTGACATCAACAACCCTGTGGTAGCGGAAGTCGCGGGCAAGGTGGCCCTGGTCACCGGCGCCGCCAGCGGTATCGGCAACGCCATCGTCACGCTGTTACACGAGCGTGGTGCCAAGGTCGTCGCCGAGGATATCGACCCACGCGTCGAGCAACTGGCCGCGCCGGGGCTGGTGCCGCTGGTCGCCGACATCACCGAGGATGGCGCTGCCGAGCGGGCCGTCGCCCTGGCCGTCGAGCGCTTCGGGCGTCTGGATATTCTGGTCAACAACGCCGGGATCATCATCAACAAGCCGGTGGTGGACATGAGTCGCACGGACTGGGAACGCATTCAGGCGGTCAATGCCACGGCGGCCTTCCTGCATTGCCGCGAGGCGATGAAGGCGATGATGCCCAGCAAGTCCGGCGCCATCGTCAATATCGCCTCCTACGCCTCGTACTTCGCCTTTCCCACCATCGGCGCGTATGCCGCGTCGAAGGGCGCGCTGGCTCAGCTGACCCGCACCCTGGCGCTGGAGGCCATCGAGCATGGCATTCGCGTCAACGCCGTGGGCTCCGGTGATGTGGTGACCAACATCCTCAATGACGTGGTCGAGGATGGCCCGGCGTTTCTCGCCCAGCACGGCGAAGGCGCGCCCATCGGCCGCGCCGCGCAGCCCGAGGAGATCGCCGAAGTTGTCGCCTTCCTGGCCTCGGAGCGGGCGAGTTTCATGGTCGGCGCGGTGGTCATGGCCGATGGCGGCATGACGGTTACCGCCGGCTGA
- a CDS encoding LysR substrate-binding domain-containing protein, which yields MNLRRLTPSMSLLLAFESAARHQSYTRAAAELSLTQSAVSRQVQALEAFLGITLFQREGRNVVLTDVGRLYADTLSDALASIRNATLQAIDYGSGGGTLRLALLPTFGSKWLLPRLHEFYAANPGVQVHIHSRIQADFSDGQLDAAICVGDGAWPELMAHQLLEESMVLIASPAILETGEPLTPELAARQLLLQVASHPPMWSTWFARHGVNSGQLQDGPNFELTSHLIQAVRAGIGVGLVPQVLVEEELRQGQLRTTGTPVASGRTYFLAYPKRNAVLPALGVFRQWLLGGTTSAGSIG from the coding sequence ATGAATCTGCGCAGACTGACGCCCTCGATGTCCCTGCTGCTGGCCTTCGAGTCGGCGGCGCGCCACCAGAGCTATACCCGCGCCGCCGCCGAACTGTCGCTGACCCAGAGCGCTGTGAGCCGCCAGGTGCAGGCGCTGGAAGCCTTCCTGGGCATCACCCTGTTCCAGCGCGAGGGGCGTAACGTGGTGCTCACCGACGTGGGCCGGCTGTACGCCGACACCCTGTCCGACGCCCTGGCAAGCATTCGCAATGCGACCCTGCAGGCCATCGACTACGGCTCCGGTGGCGGCACCCTGCGCCTGGCGCTGCTGCCGACCTTCGGCTCGAAATGGCTGCTGCCGCGGCTGCACGAGTTCTACGCCGCCAACCCGGGCGTGCAGGTGCACATCCATTCGCGCATCCAGGCCGATTTCAGCGACGGTCAGCTCGACGCCGCAATCTGCGTGGGTGACGGCGCCTGGCCGGAACTGATGGCCCACCAGCTGCTCGAGGAGTCCATGGTGCTGATTGCCAGCCCGGCGATTCTCGAGACCGGCGAGCCGCTGACGCCCGAGCTGGCGGCCAGGCAGTTGCTGCTGCAGGTCGCCAGCCACCCGCCGATGTGGTCGACCTGGTTCGCTCGGCATGGCGTGAACAGCGGGCAACTGCAGGACGGCCCCAACTTCGAGCTGACCTCGCACCTGATCCAGGCCGTGCGCGCCGGTATCGGCGTCGGCCTGGTGCCCCAGGTGCTGGTCGAGGAAGAACTGCGCCAGGGCCAGCTGCGCACCACCGGCACCCCGGTTGCCAGCGGCCGCACCTATTTCCTCGCCTACCCCAAACGCAATGCCGTACTGCCGGCGCTGGGCGTGTTCCGCCAGTGGTTGCTCGGCGGCACGACCAGCGCCGGCAGCATCGGCTGA